Proteins encoded by one window of Kribbella italica:
- a CDS encoding DUF4097 family beta strand repeat-containing protein translates to MQKFGTTAPITAVLDIPAGRIQFIAADRTDTTVEVRPADASKSRDVKVAEQTTVEYADGVLRIVTATKHQILGNSGSIEVTVQLPTGSQVEAKAAGAEFRAVGQFGEVAFEAAQGEIKVDEAASVRIATKAGNVSIGRLNGSGEITTLQGDLKIDEAVCGTVVLATQAGNISVGSAASAALDAGTTVGRVQNSLKNSGETDLTVKATTVQGDITAHSL, encoded by the coding sequence ATGCAGAAGTTCGGCACCACCGCCCCGATCACCGCCGTCCTCGACATCCCGGCCGGCCGGATCCAGTTCATCGCCGCCGACCGCACCGACACCACCGTCGAGGTCCGCCCGGCCGACGCCTCGAAGAGCCGCGACGTGAAGGTCGCCGAGCAGACCACCGTCGAGTACGCCGACGGCGTCCTGCGGATCGTCACCGCCACCAAGCACCAGATCCTCGGCAACTCCGGCTCGATCGAGGTGACCGTCCAGCTGCCGACCGGTTCGCAGGTCGAGGCCAAGGCGGCCGGCGCCGAGTTCCGCGCGGTCGGCCAGTTCGGCGAGGTCGCCTTCGAGGCGGCGCAGGGCGAGATCAAGGTCGACGAGGCCGCGAGCGTCCGCATCGCCACCAAGGCCGGCAACGTCTCGATCGGACGCCTGAACGGCTCCGGCGAGATCACCACGCTGCAGGGCGACCTGAAGATCGACGAGGCCGTCTGCGGCACCGTCGTCCTGGCCACCCAGGCCGGCAACATCTCGGTCGGCTCCGCGGCCTCGGCCGCCCTGGACGCCGGCACCACCGTCGGCCGGGTCCAGAACTCGCTGAAGAACAGCGGCGAGACCGACCTGACCGTCAAGGCCACCACCGTCCAGGGCGACATCACCGCCCACAGCCTCTGA